The stretch of DNA GCAGCTGGAAACGAATAAAGATAATACTGGATATGTTGGATATTTGGTTTGCATGTAAAGGAAGCAACAATTATGgtgtttttcattcatttccttcagcttttcattcatttctgacaactacaattatttattttagagaTGATAAATACTTTCACAAACATTGTGGTAGTGTAGAGTGAAACAAACTATTGAATGGCTGTATTTGTTCAGTGGAATACTTAATGATGGCGTCCTTCAACTTAACAGGACCTACGGTATCAAATCCCCACCTCAAATCTCGCTAGTCATGGCATCATGGCTGCTAGAAGAGGTTCCTCTTGCCCCTACAGCTctatcattctctctctctcgttctttcTCCCCTTCTTGCATTGACCCTCCCATTTTGCCATGTATGTCGTGGGACGTATCGGGTGGCCGCGAGGTTTCTATTTTCAGGCAACGATCTGGATGACTGAAAAGCTACATGGAGCGATCTGCGAGACACAACATGCAGGAGGTTCATTATtagtttttcctcttcttttaaACTCTTTGTTTCTTTTGAGGGGTTGTCATCCTGAGGTGCAGGGGGGACACAAGCGTTAAAAAGGATTTAAGAGGATTGTAGTCACAGGTTTGGCGCTACGTTTCCTTCCGTTGTCCTCTTCTGGTGTGATATGCCAACACCGGCGgatggtgtctgtgtgtccttgTTTTTTGAAGTGGAGGAATGCCGGCTGAGGTCACACTGAGAGAAGCAGCGCAGAAGCTTCTGAGAGGAGTGCGAGAGGCATAACCAgtatggggggaggggggtggttAGGGGTAAATGGTTTTGGCTCGGCTCTGGTTTGCGAAATTCTGCCAGAGTTTGGCGATGAGTTTGGCTTTTGTGCCGAGTTTACAAACACATGGGTGTTGTGTTGAGGTGTAGGATGGGCCTACCGGGGTATGGATAGGGAAGGGGTGGGGGGCGGAGAATCTGAGCCGTGTGTATGACtattgcagtgtgtgtgtgtgtgtgtgtgtgtgtgtgtcgttgcgTTGCGTGCATCGGTGAAATAAATAGACTGGGACCCCTCAGCTGTTTCCACGAGGTGCTGCTAATTTAGGCACTCTGACTCTGCTCCTATCAGATGAGTGGCAACCAGGCCAGCAGACTGTACTTTGTTAACCATGAGAAACAGAAGCTAGTACAACCACAAATTTACCAGACACTTCATTGTTTAAGACcacaaataaataattagaGAAGTAATGTAAGAGTTGTACCCTGGATTTACATGGGCTGATTACTACATACAATAGCAAGCTAACTAATTCCTGTTATTAGCACAGCAGTTGTTATCTTGTAGGGGTgaacgattcagaaaatgtcaggATTCGATATTGATTTTCAGGCTCATGATTccattcaaaatcgattttcgataCAAAaccgattttcgattcaaaaaacgattcagagtatgtaaatgtagttacttttcccatgtgattgcagtagacatacccttaaaacattttttttattataaaaaaatatgaatcgattgtttttggaattctatggattgattttgaatcggtagagcttgaatatcgaatcgattttttttttgcacaccccaaTTATCTTGTATTTTGGCTTGTCATGTACCTGTTACTGCCTGATGTTTTCAAGACCCATGCCTTTACTTGCTGCAGTCAGTTAATGTAGTCCAGATATAGCacaacattaatataaaaaaaaaaaacagttaaaaatatttgaaattatCCTGAGGATTACTAATATGTTATGCATCTTTCTCATTAGAGACACTTTTGTGTAGTAAGAATGTCGTGTTAAtacaatttatatatatatatatatatatatatatatatatatatatatgagatatATTCTTTGAATTGAGTTCTGCACACATGCAATGTATTTGACTAATCATGGTTTCATTCAGATAATGTGGACGGTTAATAatttcattgtgtttttttttttttttatttatttcccagGTGGTGGAACAGGGTATGTTTGTGAAGCACTGCAAGGTGGAGGTGTACCTGACGGAGCTGAAGCTCTGTGAAGACAGCAACATGGACAATGTGATCACCAGACGCTTCAGTAAAGCTGACACAATAGGTAGAAAGATCTTGCTTGCTGTTGTTATTTTACTCTTCCCCACTAATAACCACACTAAGTTATTTAAGTGTAATAAATCGAAAGTTCCCCGTTTGTGGTCGAACAATAGttaagtctttttttgtgtggataATATTCACGCTTTGCTGCAGACATGATTGAGAAGGAGATGAGGAAGCTGTTCAGCATCCCTGATGAGAAGGAGACCAGGCTGTGGAACAGGTACATGAGCAACACCTTTGAGCCTCTCAACAAACCTGACAGCACCATTCAAGATGCCGGCCTCTACCAAGGACAGGTAGGGACTTTTCTAGTTTGTGTCCCTTATGTAACAGTTTGAATAGTTCTGCAGGGTTCTTTTCCAGGAGTCAGCcaaaagaaacaataaaaatcGTATTTGACCAAATTGACACAGAGCTGTCCAAATATGGCTTGCTATGTAGACAGTTATTATTCCTGAGCTCAGTGAAATATGCTctagttttaattgtttttcagATAGCGTTTCCTTATTTGTGCTGCCTGCCAGTGAGCCCTTTTAGGCCACAGCATAGTGGATCTTCAGATAACCCCTATTTTTGTGCTTTGTTTGAATCCGTATTAAACAGGTTATCATGACCTGCAGAGGGCAGTCTATCTGATCTCAGTGCCACGATCTTGATTAACTTTCTTTTTTGTGCTCAATTCTTTCTTAATTTCTCTGTGATATAATTGAAAGGCAGTATGTGGTAGTTTCTTCTTTTTATGTTCTGTAGAAGTTTGAGTCTCTTTACGTGGTGCTcttgtcctttttattttcatcattgtGTCTACTTACTACCCAATTTCTCTTGTGGGTAAACGCATAGCATAAACAAGTATGTTAGGCACCAAAAAACCTCGACATAGGGTTGGTTCGagcaacaaatgcaacaaaattcAAATCTATGGTGATGGAAAACAGCAAAGCAGAATCTGATTTATACATCTATCTATTTATATCGATGTCTGACAAGCTGAAGTTATGTTAACACAATGTGGTAAGACTGTCCTATAATATGATGGTTACCACTTCGAAACCCACGGTTATCGGCTGCCACGCGAACctcttatttcttttctttttttaagctgcTTAAACTGTGCACACACATCCTGGCATCCACCTGGCAGTGGACTAGAGCAGACACAGTCTCTATACAAGCCTAGATTAATTGAGACACCTGGCCACAATGAGCCAGCAGGCTTTAGATCACCAGCAGCTGTTTGAGTATTGTTTAGCCTCGGACAAATCCTCACTTTGTCAAACAGTGAAAAATATCCATCCAGCTCCCTGTTTTCACCCATTAGAAATAGCAGTAACAGGTTGTTGGTTCTACTTGTAGCTTTTAAGAAATCAATGGAAAAACACATCTGTTCCTTTGTGTCCATTTATTTCAAAAGTGTACCACTTTTGTTCTGAATAACCCATTAATtgtagtaaaaaaagaaagggaaaaaaaaaaaaagtaattcatCCAACTTAAGATGAATGCAACTAAACACATCTTGTTTTTGCTCTGAGTGCCGAAAGCATCTTCAGTTTCAGTAGACCACAGTATGGGATGCAAATACTTACACGTTTGGTGTCTTTAAACTAGTGTAAGCAGATGGAGCCCTATTTTCTCTCTGCCATCTCCCACAGGTTCTCGTAATAGAGCAGAAGAGTGAGGATGGCTCATGGCCCCGAGGCTCCACGGCACCCAAGTGAGTGAGCAGCACATCACCTGGCTTATATTTCTTTGTTGACTAAAGGAAAACGTTACCACAAAAATAGAATTTCCACGCTGTATCCAAACCCTACTGTTGATTTACCAAAATATTACATATAGGCAGTGTATTATTGAATTGctaaggaattttttttttttcctttacttGGTCAGTTTGAAGGGGAATAAAAGTAATATGATGTGGCACCATAATTTGTTGTCTGGAAAACTGTCTGAAACGCCTTTCAATAGCCACCTCTTTGGAAAtagcatatttatatttattattgtgtaacctttttttaaagtttcccTGCCACTCCAGCACCTCATCATCTTCAAAAATATTCCTCTCTTTACAACTTTGCCACAGTCTACCTCTTTTGCTTGACCTTTTGTTGCTCACATATCTCTCCTACTTGTTTGAATTCATCTCCGTTTTATTTGATTGACACTCGCACACCTTTTTGGAACAGCTCCTTATTTTCTCTACTCTAACTCATGATCTATTCTTTATCTTTTGAAGGTCATCTGGTGCTTCCAATCTCTCTGCTTTGCCAAAGATCTCGCCTTCATCTCTCACAAACAATCATAACAGCAGCTTCAACAGCAGGAAGTAAGGCTTAGTAGTGGGTTGAATAGCTGAGGGGGTGGGTTTGGATTGCCaacagacagagatggagtCTGGAGTATTGCTCAGCACAAACCGTTCACATTAACCTCGCTGGAATTTCTGATCGAATTGGCTTCCAGCAGAAATTCCTCCATAAATTCAGTCACTTCAtctatttggatttttttttttttttggatcagCTAGAAGTATCCAAGTATGAAGTTTGTACAACTTTGTTTTTGTACAGGTCTGTCTCTGCCTGTGGTTTGGGTCTTAAAGCTATCTTGTGATGATGCAGATTCAGCTGTAAAAGCTGATAGCAGGGAGGGGGAAGGGGCTTACGAGAGATTGATCTTTTTTGGATTTTCTCCAGACAGCAGTGCTCTCTATAAATGGCTTGCCCGTGCCTCTGGGTGCCTTATCCAGCATTTAATTATGCTAGTTGATAGTTTGCATCTGATTTTCTACCTTACTAATTGATAGCTCTGGCTGGCTATGGCTGCATGATTATGGTTAATGTGATAACTATTTTACCCACTAATGTGCGCTACAAGGTCTCGATTTCACCCTTACTGTCTTGTACACCATTCAATCACAAACAATactcaaataataaaatataagcaATGTATTTGGAGCAGAGTAACAAGCCTGACACACTTAGTGCACATTTGTTCACTGATTTAACACCAAGGTATATCCATAATCTACTTttaattagagatgcaccgatagactcgccggtgaccggaataggccggttttcacgtgctcggccatgaccgccgaccggcaggtcagtctgacatatgccgatttcatgccggtcaacactacaattaactgacaacataagttatacaagTTACAGTtgtcaaggacgcacgcacgcacacacagatgcgacagcacagtctctttttccttttctctcaaCTCTTCCGCCGTGTGTCGCGCGTACCcactcgcggtgtgaagcgtgtgtccgcgctattctcacacatgtagggaacctcgtgaattaacgtGCAACATGTAAGATGTTTGGAAactcttcagcgtgtgtgcagaagataacaagtttgcaatattcaacacctgcaaggaaaaagtagggcgtggagggacgacaccaaaatcacatttgttttagttggatattggatgtgaaaagaaggaagtggttctaacattgcactttagatgtgtgtgaattttccacaccaggagtaatttatatagttctattttatagtgatccattatctgttcagaAAATGTTctttgcaaaatgttctattaaagaaaagatagaaaataaatatttgtgtgtgctgtaaagtggtttgACAAAATGAAATTGTAATCTgttaaaatcggtatcggctggcctaactcaaagaaaatcggaaatcgaagtcggcctagaaagttgtaattggtgcatctctacttttaatgaattaaattgttttcatatttaaatTTAGAAGGATTTTCCTAAGTCTGATccattatatatgtatatgtatatatatatacatataaaaatgtatatatacatatacatgcatacatacatatatgtgcatatacatatgcatatacataGATATATGATATACATATAGACATTATGATACATATATGATACATGCATATAATTAtgtaacatatatacatatacatgatGAGAATAGATAGACATACAGAAATTATATACAGCATgacagtacatacacacacatacagatatagagagagagaatagagataaagagagataagaaggagaaagagacaggtaAGAcagtatagaatatatatatatatgaggtagTAGTTAAAAGTATATGTatgggtagaaaaaaaaaaaaaaaaaaaaacacagaaaagcacagaaaaaaagaaaaaaaaaaaagaagacaaaaggaGAGGAAGAGTACAGAAGGAACAACTTACAACCAGATACCAAGACAGAAATAAGACAGAGCAGAAAAAccccagaaaagaaaaaaactaacaacATGAGtggcccccacccccccccccccacccaccaaaCAACAGAAGAGGAAAAGAACAGGAAGGATAGCAAGGAAAAGAtgaggaggacagggaggaagggagaaatGAGACGGAAAAGGATAAATGGGGAAGGGATAAGAACCGGAGGACTTAGCCCTCCCCACCAACaaaccaccaccccccccctgAGCGAACCCCCCTTGCGGTTGCTGCTAGCGGTAAACCAGACAAGGCCTGGCAGGAGCGGTAGAGCAGCAGGCCGGAGGGAGGAGCAGAAGACcagaggacaggacaggacagcacaggacaggacaggggGAGGGATCTGAGGCAAAGAGGATAACAAGATGACAGGCGGTCAAGCTCGGAAAAGAAGAAGggtggagaagagaggaggggagcTCTTTAgttagctttaaaaaaagaggaagagtgTGTGTTAATGCGTTCTGTGGTTTGATTGTTGACCTGGCTGGACTTGGAAGTCAAATTTAGGCCTACACTTGGTTTTGGACTATATCCAAACAAGCTACTGGAGCTGCACTGGGTTGAGCCGAGTTAATATTAGGACTCAACAGTGGAGACTGGAGCTGGACCTTCCTTCCCCGGCCTCTAAAAAACAGGCTTTGCATGCGCCGGACCCAAACAGAACCCCATCCGAACTCCATCCAGGCTGCTGCTCGTTCAGTTTTGTGCGGACATGCGGGCCGGCATGGGCCGGGGCGGGGCTGAGATGCCATGCTCCTGTGTTGCTGGTGGTGCCTGAGGCCTGAGGCGGTGGAGCTGGACAGCAGGAGGGTGGACCACCGTGTGCTGAACTGCGAGGCCAGTGCCTCCACCGCCATCACCGCTGTCTCCCTTGACCAGTGGGAGCCAGAAACGACCAACACTACCTTGCAGCCCTCCCAGAGGTCTGCTAATTGCTGCAGTTGGGGATGCCTAGCTTTAAACTCTCTCTGATTGTATAGGAAGCCTGAGAGTCTTTTTCAGGGGGGCTCATAGGTTTGAATAGTAGGTTGGTCTTTGGTTGAAGACGAAATTGAAGCTGTATATTTGCCTGGTGGTGTTTTTTAATGTCTTGTGTATTAACAACTTGATCCTGTTTTAAAAACCGTATATTCCCGTTAACCTAACAAGATGTAACGGTTTTAGATATATTCGTACAATAAGATGGTATTTTTTAGCTTGTATCATTTTGGCAAACGCTATCCAACTCTTTATAACCAGTCTGTTTGTAATTTTGTATGTTTATTGCACAGCGTGAAGAATTCAAGCTATGGTCTACCATCCTACCACCCCTACAGCAACAGCTATGACTACTCAGACCAGAGCAGGCAAAGCGAGCGCTCCGGCCTCTGTGGACTCTCCAACCTGGGCAACACGTGCTTCATGAACTCTGCTGTGCAGGTAACTGCATGCTTTCAGGGAACTCAACACAGTCTAGGAAAgttattctgtttttttccccatgtcTAGAagaatttatgtatttatatattaatgtaTGTATACATGCCAAGGAGTGTTTAAGGGGTTCTGAAGGCTTGTGGTGGCCAAACACTCAACTCATTTTTCTAAATTCTTATaatatttaatttagtttttataaaagtataagaataaataaaaaagcatgtGACGGAAGTGGAAGTTCAAAATGCAGATTTTACGAAGAGCCTAAATCCATCCTCTGCTGATTATTGTCCTCTCCTGCTTTTGCGCCCCCTCAGTGTTTAAGCAATATCCCTCCACTGACGGAGTACTTCCTCAAAGACAAGTTCACAGAGGAGCTGAATGAGGACAACCCGCTGGGCATGAAGGGGGAGATCGCCAGAGTCTACGCCGAGCTTATCAAGCAGCTGTGGTCGGGCAAATTCAGCTACGTCACCCCAAGGCCTTTCAAGGTGACTACCTGGAAAAaccttagtaaaaaaaaaaaagcagttttaTATGTTGGGTTTACGACCAAAACAGTGCAGTGCTTATACTTTTTGGGAAAGGAGGGTCTGTAAAAGCGCTGTCATTGTGTCACCCACAGTAAGGCAGTTGGAGCAGGAAGCAAATGTATGTCTTTGGAGTATAAACCCTACTATCATAACTGCTCTGAAAGATACAAACGCACAAGTAGGCAAGGAGCAGACCACTGAATGGCCTAACACACCAGTGTAAAAGCCTGGTGAGTGAAggattttaaagtgcagttagCACCAGTTTTGAATcctcaaaataatacatttaacaaTTTGAAAATGGCCATGTTGATATCGGTAGTTTGGGTGCAGGCTTGCATACAACTGTGGGGGCTAAATCAATGGTGATGAAGTGTTAAACACTAAAACCGATGGCCAAGAAAGAACGAGTATGTTAAATTTGTCTAAGAACGGACGGACTTTCATTTTATCGATTTCTAATATTGGGCAGAAAGTATCCTAGTTCTTCTGTTTTTGCGCCTCTCCccatgtcttttcttttcatgcgtTTTCTGTCCTCCAGACCCAGGTGGGCCGCTTTGCCCCACAATTCTCGGGCTACCAACAGCAGGACTCTCATGAGCTGCTGGCCTTTCTCCTGGACGGCCTTCACGAAGACTTGAACCGCATCAGGAAGAAGCCCTACATCCAGCTGAAAGACGCTAACGGCAGGCCTGATAAGGTGAGATAATAATGGCTCTGAAACTGTGTTAAATTGTCTCCAGATCTTAAAGTGTACGTAGCTGgccaaacatatatatatataaaaaaaaaaattatgacaaataaGTGATGTATATATCTTTTTATAAGATTAGGTTAATTAGCACATCTCCTTTTTTCCTCAAGTTATGTTTTATTCAGATTTGTGTTTATctatatttttcacatttttagagcttacattattttgtatttgctaGTTTGTCTTGTGCTGTTTATCTCAGGTGGTGGCGGAGGAGGCGTGGGAGAACCACATCAAGAGAAACGACTCCATCATTGTGGACATCTTCCATGGCCTTTTCAAGTCCACCCTGGTGTGTCCTGTGTGCGCCAAGGTCTCTGTGACTTTTGATCCTTTCTGCTACTTGACCCTGCCCCTGCCCATGAAGAAGGAGCGGACACTGGAGGTCTATCTGGTCAGACTGGACCCTCTGGCCAAACCCACACAGGTAACATGCAATGCACCTGAACAGCACCGAGTGTCCTACCCTGACATTATGATTTCACGTGATGCGTTTCCGTTTCAGTACAAGCTGACCGTGCCGAAGGTGGGCTACATCTCTGACCTGTGTACCTCCCTCTCCAACCTGTCTGGGGTGCCTGCTGAGAAGGTATAAACATCACAGTAAGCTCTGCTCTGGGCAGTGATAGTCTCCTCAGACAGCACAGACCAAAATGCTCTATCCCCTTTTAAACTGTCCTTGCCCACCCAGCTTCAGCAGCTAGTGGGGAAAGATCTTGTATCCTTTTCCGTTTCAGATCTGTTGAAAATCTTAAGTCTGCTAATACTAAATAGCATTAGGATTTAGTTCATATATCATTTTAACCTGCCTACATTTCCCAAGAGTCTTCTGACTACTTTTCTCGTTTCCCCTAGATGATTGTAACTGACATCTACAACCACCGTTTCCATCGGATCTTCGCCACCAACGAGAACCTCAGCAGCATCATGGAGAGAGATGATATCTATGTGTGAGTGTCAAACTCCGTTATCTAAAGTTTAAAACCGCATCTAAATTCTGACAAAATTAAAGTGTCTGGCctttgtttataaaaaaaaaagcctagaTTTTAGCCTAGTCTTACTTAACAGCTTTACTTATTGGTATTTTTttcatggttgaatgcacttgGATGTTGATTGACTTGGAGGCAGCCACATCTGGCTGTGGATGTTTTGCCTGATGTGTTTAGGATTGTGGTTGACTTTGAAGGACttgctgtttcagttgttttatatttctagtgtttttgtgtattttgtgtttgtatgtactgtatgtgtggttgtactgctgcctaTCTTGGCCAGGACTCTCTTGAAAcagagatttttaatctcaatgagtctcttcctggttaaataaaggtaaaataaaaaaattaaaaaacaaacttattgGAAGTAGCTTGGGATAAAAACTTGTAGCATATTCAGTGTGACTTCAAAACTGACCACGCTTCTTTCGGCAGATTTGAGTTGGCGGTGAACCGGGTGGAGGACACGGACCATGTAGTGATCCCAGTGCACCTGAGGGAGAAGTACAAACAGTCGGGCTACAACCACACCAGCACGCCGCTGTTCGGACAGCCCTTCCTCCTCGCCGTCCCGAGAACCCTCAGTGAAGACAAACTCTACAACATGCTGCTCCTGCGCCTCTGGTGCGTTcatttgtctctgtgtttgatAGCCATTATTGAAGATTCACACGAGCCTAATGCTGGTCACCTTTGATGTCAGCTGATAAGTCTGTCTTGTCTACAAGCCACTTCGGCAGGCAATCAAGAAGCAATTAGACAAACTGTAGAAGAAGTCATTTAGCTTGTGAgcttgtcttttaaaaaaaaaaaaaaaaaaaaaaaaaaaacttaagtcGCTGTGAATAAAAGTGGTTTTGTGTTTGCAGCCGGTTTGTACGATCTTCAGTagaggaagatgaagaggatTGTGAAGAGACACCGCCATCCAAATCACACACTGTCAACGGTAACGCCACTAATGGACTTTTGGAGGAGGGTTCGCCGAGTGAGTGCACAAACACCCACAAACTCAGACATGTTACAATCAGATACTTTACCTGTAAAAGTTTTGACCTTTCCAAATGTCTCACTGTATTTAAGCCCTTTGCTATTTAAAGTCATTATTCTTTAAAGGCAGCCAAggtgctttttaaaatgtttttctgtcCTCCCGTCAGGCGAGATGGAGACCGATGAGCAGGACGACGAGTCCAGTCAGGATCAGGAGCTGCCCTCTGAGAACGACAACAGCCAGTCAGAGGACTCTGTCGACAACGAACTGGAGAACGGTGTGGTTGGTCCACAGAACTCCACCAAAGGCCAGCAGACGGCCGTACACAACCGAAAGAGACTTTTTACATTCCAGTTCAATAACATGGGAAAAACAGACTTTACCCTCATCAAGGAGGACACCAGGCAGATCCGCTTTGACGAGGGACACCTCCGACTCAGTGGTAGGAACTGGAGTAAAGCAGGGAATAAGTGAAGAATCCATTTTGGGAAGAGAACAAATCCTCACATAATATCCTCAAGAGAAATATCTTCAAGAAAAATATCTTCAGACTCATCGTCTAGTAGCCGATCATTTAAATTGTTATTTATCAAGTGTTATTGGAACTAGGTATTCACATTTTTCAAATGGTGGATATCTTAATTTGCATTCATGATCTCGCCACAGAAAAGCAAATTAATCATGTTGTAAGCACCAAAATAAATGACCCTGTAgatgcatggatgaaataaCCGTCTGATTGATGATGATAGTAAAAATTAATGATGACTCGTAAGATTTgtgtatctttattttttattttttacagaccGCTCTTATCTCTCCTTGGACTGGGAACCGGAGATGAAGAAGAAGTACTTTGATGAGACCGTTGTCGAGGTAAAGGCAATATCGGAAGACGTTCCCTGATATCCAACTTTTAGTGTTAAGAGCGGCTGGTGCACTTTTTGGCATGCGCGCCGTGCAGTGTAGAACAAGTGCAGTCTGACATCCTGTTACAAAATATGGCAATGTGACCCAGACAGGAGCAGCAGGAAGTCCTGGTAACAAGCACGCCTTCTTTTGTAATCAAAAGGTCACTGATTTGCAGCAGCCACTGCATCCTTTAAAAAACGGTGTTAAACCCCCACCTTGCTGACTACCAGTTGTGACAAATAAGCTGTTTTTGGCTGAAATGATTATGCTGCATTGTTCTCTGTTATGCCTCATAGATTGTAATAACATCatttaaataactaaatatgcACTCTCTTTCCATGCACTAAACCTgttctgtaaaaacaaaaaagaaaaaaaaaagttttaactttttataaattagtaaGACAGCTATCTTAAAAGGGGATATTTGGtattttttaacctggaccctCTTGCCCATGTTTTAGTGCCGTAAGTGACTAATGGGAACAACaatttttgaaattggtccaggaTAGAGCGAGAGCGCTGCAGCCAGCAGCGGCCAAAtggctgcaatgtaatcctataGGGCAATTACGCACTGTTAATatacg from Perca fluviatilis chromosome 23, GENO_Pfluv_1.0, whole genome shotgun sequence encodes:
- the LOC120553489 gene encoding ubiquitin carboxyl-terminal hydrolase 15-like isoform X3, yielding MLLCCWWCLRPEAVELDSRRVDHRVLNCEASASTAITAVSLDQWEPETTNTTLQPSQSVKNSSYGLPSYHPYSNSYDYSDQSRQSERSGLCGLSNLGNTCFMNSAVQCLSNIPPLTEYFLKDKFTEELNEDNPLGMKGEIARVYAELIKQLWSGKFSYVTPRPFKTQVGRFAPQFSGYQQQDSHELLAFLLDGLHEDLNRIRKKPYIQLKDANGRPDKVVAEEAWENHIKRNDSIIVDIFHGLFKSTLVCPVCAKVSVTFDPFCYLTLPLPMKKERTLEVYLVRLDPLAKPTQYKLTVPKVGYISDLCTSLSNLSGVPAEKMIVTDIYNHRFHRIFATNENLSSIMERDDIYVFELAVNRVEDTDHVVIPVHLREKYKQSGYNHTSTPLFGQPFLLAVPRTLSEDKLYNMLLLRLCRFVRSSVEEDEEDCEETPPSKSHTVNGNATNGLLEEGSPSEMETDEQDDESSQDQELPSENDNSQSEDSVDNELENGVVGPQNSTKGQQTAVHNRKRLFTFQFNNMGKTDFTLIKEDTRQIRFDEGHLRLSDRSYLSLDWEPEMKKKYFDETVVEDFDKHESMEYKPQKKAFFKLKDCIELFTTKEKLGAEDPWYCPNCKQHQQATKKLDLWCLPPVLVVHLKRFSYSRYMRDKLDSLVDFPLRDLDMSEFLINPNAGPCRYDLIAVSNHYGGMGGGHYTAYAKNKDDGKWYNYDDSSVSPANEDQIVSKAGYVLFYQRQDTVKGTGYFALDREEEEEEEEEEEEDDDEEEGEDEENEGEKRRERKTASSAQGSSAAGAAIASNSAAAQSDEEDPNENRRRKNDNEQGDEEEEGEQAPNRDVTMKTN